The following coding sequences are from one Rutidosis leptorrhynchoides isolate AG116_Rl617_1_P2 chromosome 11, CSIRO_AGI_Rlap_v1, whole genome shotgun sequence window:
- the LOC139875983 gene encoding threonine dehydratase 1 biosynthetic, chloroplastic-like, translated as MYKSSTTKPLLEFSSDSLQYEQGKVGAVPDGIVSKSSVSAMEYLVRILTSKVYDVAVESPLQRATKMSERLGVDIWLKREDTQPVFSFKLRGAYNMMAKLPTQQLAKGVICSSAGNHGQGVALAANKLGCEAVIVMPVTTPLIKMESVMRLGATVILEGNSNDEARAYAKRRGTIESRTYIPSSDDPDVISGQGTIGMEILRQLHSPIHAIFVPVGGGGLIAGIAAYVKRVSPEVKIIGVEPTNANAMALSLHHGQRVMLDQVGSFVDCVAVKEVGVEPFRVCRELIDGVVLVDRDTICTSIKDMFEEKRSILEPAGALALAGAEAYCKFYNLKDANVVAITSGANMNFEELKSLSEIAKTTLQPNMSEGVFNLPKFVDGVIRPPVAFGVPVSRFSTSRYATDQAETRQVKILQTVHFVASCHFKGQLLGAL; from the exons ATGTACAAATCATCCACAACGAAACCTTTGCTTGAATTCTCTTCTGATTCGTTGCAATACGAACAAGGTAAGGTAGGAGCAGTACCCGATGGCATTGTATCAAAATCTTCAGTTAGTGCAATGGAGTACTTAGTTAGAATATTAACGTCCAAGGTGTATGACGTGGCGGTTGAGTCGCCGTTGCAACGTGCAACCAAGATGTCGGAGAGGCTTGGGGTTGATATATGGTTGAAGAGGGAGGATACACAACCG GTTTTCTCATTCAAACTTCGCGGAGCTTATAACATGATGGCAAAGCTACCAACTCAACAACTCGCAAAAGGTGTCATATGCTCTTCAGCTGGGAATCACGGTCAAGGGGTTGCGTTAGCAGCAAATAAATTAGGATGCGAAGCAGTGATCGTTATGCCAGTTACCACCCCTTTGATCAAG ATGGAATCAGTTATGAGATTGGGTGCAACTGTCATTTTAGAGGGGAACTCGAATGATGAAGCACGAGCGTACGCCAAAAGAAGAGGTACAATTGAGAGTCGCACGTACATTCCTTCTTCTGATGACCCAGATGTAATCTCCGGTCAAGGAACAATTGGGATGGAGATTTTGCGCCAATTACACAGTCCAATTCATGCCATATTTGTGCCAGTGGGTGGAGGTGGTTTGATAGCTGGTATTGCTGCATATGTTAAGAGAGTTTCACCAGAA GTAAAGATCATTGGAGTCGAACCTACGAATGCAAATGCGATGGCTTTATCCTTGCATCATGGTCAAAGAGTTATGCTAGATCAAGTGGGATCCTTTGTAGATTGTGTTGCCGTTAAGGAAGTTGGTGTCGAGCCTTTTCGCGTGTGCAGGGAATTAATAGATGGAGTTGTTCTTGTTGATCGCGACACTATTTGCACCTCCATAAAA GATATGTTTGAAGAAAAAAGGAGTATTCTTGAACCAGCAGGTGCACTGGCCCTTGCGGGTGCAGAAGCATATTGCAAGTTTTATAACCTTAAAGATGCAAACGTTGTAGCCATAACAAGTGGTGCCAACATGAACTTTGAAGAGTTGAAATCCCTATCTGAGATTGCAAAAACTACGTTACAGCCGAACATGTCTGAAGGCGTTTTTAACCTTCCCAAATTTGTAG ATGGTGTGATCAGGCCTCCTGTCGCATTTGGGGTCCCTGTATCGCGTTTCAGCACGTCGCGATACGCGACAGATCAAGCTGAAACGCGACAGGTTAAAATCCTTCAAACTGTCCACTTTGTCGCGTCCTG CCATTTTAAAGGGCAGCTTTTGGGGGCACTTTAG